Part of the Diprion similis isolate iyDipSimi1 chromosome 10, iyDipSimi1.1, whole genome shotgun sequence genome, tactttgtactTTCGCTTTCTGTCTTATCacatttttgttactttttgttttgttgtgtGTTTTCTGTTTACTTATTGTTACGTAAATGTGTACTTAAATTTTCGTGTTGGTTCCCCGGTTTGTGGCGTTGTTCTCTGCGTTTTCTGGGTTGCGTCTGCGTGTTTCCTTCGTCTGTGTTTCTTTTCTGTGTTGGCCTGTTGTGTTGCACTGCACCCGGTGTGTGGTCTGTTGCGTTTGGTGGCTGGCTTgtgttctctttctctcacccCGTCTGTCGTCTCGTCTCCGGTCTGTCTTTTGGTCTGTCTACGTACTGTTCTTAAcaaaagcaaacaaaaaaaaaaaaaaaaaaaggcggtCCTTGTGTTGTGTGTAtggctgtgtgtgtgtgtgtgcggcTCTATGTGTGTGTCGTTCAAGTTTTTGTCTTATCGTTTTCCGCGTTTCCGgtcctgtttcttttttttggaactgtttctttttcatttgtctttttcgttttggtgTGTTTGGTCGTTTTGTCGCGTTGTCTGTGTGTGTCCTAACTTCTATTACCGTCCCTGTGTCGGAGTCCGTGTTTGTCGTCTCCGTTTCTGTGTCCCTTTCTGTGTCTGTGGTCGTAGGGTGGGCTGCGTCGTATGCGTTTGTGGTTTGTAATGTGCGTTTAGCCTGTCGTGTGTCGTGTGTCttgattttttgtgtttttgggAAGGGTGGGTAGTCCCTTGTCCTTTGTCTCGTGTGTGTCATCTGTAAGGTTTTTGGTGTGGCGGCGTATCGTGTATGGTGTTGTGTTTTTGTTCCGGtggtttgtgtgtttttgggGTTGTATTCGGTGTGTGGTGGTCGTTCGTTGGTGTGTGCTGGTTGTAGTCCGTAAATCGTCATGGCTGTGTCGTCCGTTGGTCTTTGTGTTTGGTGTGTGGGTGTTTGGTGGTGTGTTCGTGTCTGTTTCACCCACGCGTCTAGTTTTTCCGCCTCTTCCAGCGCTCTTTCTACGCGGTCCCTGAGTTTTTCTGTCGGTGATGGTGTTCGTGTGCGTGTACTTGTGTTGTGTGCTATGTTTGTGTTGCGTTTCATGGTGGTGTCTGTGTCCTTACATGAGTTTTCGTGTGCGTGTAGTTTGTCTTTGCGGACCAGTCCGCCGCATTTGTTGCAGGTGGCTGCGCCGCTGGGGTttgttttgtgtgtgtgttctgttgttgtttttgttactTGTGTGGTGTGTGTAGGTTTGCTTGTGAGTGTTTGTGCGTATGTGCGTGTGGATGGTGCGTGTGTGTTCGTGTGTGTTTGGGTGTGTTTGGCCGGGGTGGGCAGTAGTGTGCGTCGTGTGGTGGTGATGAGTGGTGTGTGTGTGGTTGTGGGTGGTTGCGAGTATTCGGCCGGGGTGGGTAGTAGTGTGCGCCGtgttgtggtggtggtgggtggTGTGTGTATGGTTGTGGGTGGTTGCGTGTATTCGGCCGGGGTGGGTAGTAGTGTACGTCGtgttgtggtggtggtggggggTGTTTGTGTGTCTGCGCTGTCTATTCCGTCTGGTCCGTATCTGTGTAGGTGTGGTGGTTTTCCTGGTGTCTGTAGTAGCGGTATATGTGGTGTCTGTCGTGTTCGTCTGTCGGGGGGTATGCCATCCGGGGGGTGATTCCCGATGGCCCTGCTTCCTCGTTTCCTCTTtgcattttcttgttttacctGTTGGATCGTAATGTGTGTGTTAGGTTTTTATTTAGCTTGGTTATGTGTATAGTTTTAAATTGTCTATGTGCCATTTTCCTGCACTTTTGCCGCTTTCTGATTTTAGTTCGTATAttgttggtgaaattttatttgtgatTAGAAATGGACCTGTAAATCGTTTGGTTAGTTTAGCTGCAACTCTATCTGCTCCGGATGAGagcgtgtgatttttttttaatactgtaTCTCCTACCTTAAATTCGATATTACGTCTACGTAAGTTGTAATAGTGtgattgtttttcgtttgCTTCCACCAGGTGTCTTTGTACTTCCTCGCGGAGCGTCTGTAATCGTCTTAAATGATCTGTCCACTTGTCTGTGTCCTGTGTTTCTATTTCCCTGTCATCTTCTAGctgttttttcatacattgcGTTGGGTTTAATTCCCTGCCTAGATTGAGGAATGCTGGTGTGTGTTTGGTTGATGTGTGTGTACATGTGTTTAGTGCGAATTGTAGGTCTTGCAGGTGTGCGTCCCATTCCCGGTGGTCATTGTCTATGTATGCCTGAATCATTGTTTTGATTGTACGATTTACTCGTTCTACCGGGTTTGCTTGAGCGTGATATGGGGGTATTGTGGTGTGtctgatgttgaatttttgtgtgAGTTCGCGGATTAGTTTATTAATGTATGGTGTACCGTTGTCTGTTAATAGGATGCGTGGCGTTCCCCAGCGTGATATTACGTGAGAGTGGAGTGCGCGTTCTACCGTTTGTGCATTTGCTTTTTTCATTGGCGTCATCTCTACCCATTTTGTATACAAGTCCTGAAATACTATTATGtattggtttttgttttttgagagTGGTAGTGGTCCCATAATGTCCGATGCTACCACTGTCCATGGTTCCTCGATTATTCTTAGTCCCATGAGTCCTGCCGGTTTTTGCTTGTATGATTTTTGTCCGTTGGCAGGTTCCGCATTTGCGTACATGGTTGACTATGTCGCGGTACATACCGGGCCAGTGGTATTCTTTTGCTACGCGTTGGTATGTCTTTTCTATCCCTAAATGTCCTGCTTGTGGTGTATTGTGGTTTTCGTGTAGTATTTGTGTGATGTTGTTTTTTGGTATTACTAGTTTCCATGGGTTTGTGTCGGGTAAAAGGTTTGAGTGTAGTGGGTCTGGTCTATGGAAATATAGGTTGTTGTCGCGGATTTGCCATGCTTCGTTTTTCTCTGGTCGTGTTTGTACTTGTGTTTTTTTGTATGTGTACCATTTGTCTGTGCTGTCTGTTATTGCGTGTGTGATTTCTTCGTGTTCGTGTAGTCGTGATAGTGCGTCTGGTACGTGGTGCATAGCTCCTTTTCTATGTTCTGGCTCGAAGTCGTATTCTAAAAGCTCTAGTGCCCATCTCGCTAGTCTTCCGGTTGGGTTTTTTAATTCCCTGAGCCATTTTAGCGCCGCGTGGTCCGTGATGACCCGGAATTTGTACCCTTCTACGTACGgtctaaattttttgatggCCCATACGACGGCTAAGCATTCCCTCTCCGTTGTCGAGTATTTGCGCTCCGCCTCGCTTAACGCTCGGCTGGCGTATGCGATGACGTGTTCTTCGTCATCGAGGGTTTGCGTTAGCACGGCGCCGAGGCCTGTACCGCTTGCGTCTGTTTGTAGTGTGAATGTTTGTGTGTAATCTGGACATGTGAGTGTGGGTGGCGTGCTGAGTTTATGTTTGATTGTGTCTAATGCGTGTTGTTGTTCTTTTCCCCATTCCCATTTCTGTTCTTTCTTCAGTAATCGGGTTAGTGGCTCGATTATTTCCGCGAAGTTTGGGATGAAGCGTCTGTACCACGAGGCCATGCCTACGATTCTCCGTAtttgtttgattgtttttggtTGTGGGTAGTCCGTTATTGGTTGTGTTTTGTCTGGGTCTACGTGCAGGCCGTGTTTGTCTATGATGTATCCCAGATATTTAACTTGTGAGCACCCGAATTCACACTTTCCTGGGTTTATTGTTAATCCTGCTTTTGTTATTCTGTCCAGTATGTGTGCGAGTCTGTGTATGTGTTCCTCGTATGTTTGTGTGACTATAATGATGTCGTCTAGGTATGCGAATGCATATGGTTCCGCGTCTGCACCTATTAGTTTATCGAGGAGTCTTTGGAATGTCGCGGGTGCGCCTGATAGGCCGTATGGCATTCGTTTAAATTGGAATAACCCTTTTCCCGGTACTGTGAATGCTGTTATCCGTTTGCTGTTCTCGTCTAATGGTATTTGAAAGTATGCTTGGCTCAAGTCTATTTTTGAGATGTATTGTGCTTGTCGTAATTTGTCTAGTATTGCTGTCATGTATGGTAACGGGTATGCGTCTTTTTGAGATACTAAGTTCACTTTTCTGAAGTCCAGGCAGAATCTGTATGTATTGTTCGGTTTTTTTATCATGACTATTGGACTTGACCATTCGCTGTTCGAGGGCTCTATTACGTCCTCTCTCAGCATTTTTTCTACCTCCTCGTAAATTGCTTCCCGTATTTTCGGTGATACCATGTAATATCGTTGTTTTATTGGTGCGTGTCCTTGTGTGTCTATTTTGTGTTTGATTAAGTGTGTGAGGCCTAGTTGTCCCGGCGGTGTGATGATTTTCTCGTGTATTATTGATTGTAGTTGTGTGTGTTGTGTTTGTGTCGTCGAGTGCCGAGCCGTGCGGCATGCTGTGTCTTCTATTTgacattattttgttttgattctgTGTGTTCGTGTATATGTGTGATTTTAACCGTTCCttttcaaatatctcgaaTATTCTCGTCGTGATTCTACTTTGTTAGACTGATTAATTTGTGTATTGTCTCGTTTCTCGTCTCGATTTTTGTGACTTAATGTGGGTGATTTACGTTGGGCGCCAATTTGTGACGGGAGGTGAATCCCGCACttatttggggggggggggggggggagggagacgagagacggggaagAGTAACTTTACGAGCCGGCGTCGTGGAAAATCAAGGGTATCTTATATTTGACAGTTAACGAATCTTAAGAGCTAATTTGACAAAATGGGTCGGTCCCGcgtggcggctggtcacgccccagccggtTAGCGTGTTTCTTAAATCTAAATTCTTAAAACTAGTGAATTAGTGCTAATGGACGTGTGAGTGAAAGGGGgtggatgtgtgtgtgtgagcgTGTGGATGTGTAGGGGGAATGGGGGGGCGTGTGTGTGGATCGGAGGGGTATGCAGTGTGTGGATGCAGTGATTGGCAGTGGCGGTGCGGAGCGTGGTTGGTGCACGGTAGAAGGGATGTAGTTCAGCTGACCTTTTCGTTTCGTAACTGGAGCTTCTGGGCGTCCGGCGTCGTACGTCGTTGGCACAAGAGTGccttctccggccggcccggcgcgtcttcgggtgcgcccgggccggttcggcattgttcggccccgttccgcgggtttggggcttattgtgacgtgcacgcggggtgcaacgtcacacGAGGTCAACGatctctttttgtttttgattcaatttttcgtatTGGTGATTACCAATATCTCTAGCCTCTTGCGGCAAAATATCGTCATCAGCTTCTACGATTTCTGATATGGGTTCCATGTCTGGGAACATGGCAAGACTGGAACCTTCTGTTGAAAGCATGGCACTTATCTGTAGATACGCTTTTCTATGTGCCTGAAAAGTACTAACATGTCTTGCATAATCTTGTGACATTGCATCTTTGAATTCGTCCCAGAGTTCATTCGGATGAACCGGATGACAATGGATTAAAAGCCGTACAAACAAACTACGTAATTGACGGGGCATCATCCACACCTCAGCTTCGTGTATTGCTCGTTTCCATTCATCGTCATCTTGAATAAGACCCAACGCTAAACATGTTGCCACATAAGTTTCCTGAACTTCGTCATTTACAATTCTCAGGTTGTGAAAACTTGTTGCACCTTTAACGGTTAGCAATAATAAACGAAGATGAAATAGTTCTGTTTGAGTTGGGCTAATCGAATACATTCGTCCAATAACATTGAATCTATTTTTCCGGGGATACCAATGGAAAATATTAGTTCCCGATTCTTTCTTGAAAACGTAATAAATAGGTATGTCTCCGTATACGTATTGCCTAGCTTGTGGATCACGAGCGTTCAGTgcaaaataatcgattagCATACTTTGCTTGTCTAAAGCGGCTCTAATTCCATCTTCATTATGTTCGTcttgaataataatactttGTTGATTAGGCAAATGTACAGGCAAACGTGTAATTGAATGGCTCTTATCGTGCAATGGCTTACTTAAAATACGCCAACAAGCTTCTACAGGTCCAACATATCGAGTTTCCAAATAATCCCGTATTTCATCGTGTTCTACAATACTTGGATTACCGTCAACTACAGttacagcagcagcatcatGACCTTTgtgtatatacttatataaatatttcacagaTTTAATACTTGAAACGACTTCGACATTAATGTGACAGTTCAATAAACGTAATAATATTGGACTATGAGGCACGGCGTTTCTGTTATCAACCACGAATCTTCCACGGCGTTCAAAAGTAATACCAATGTCCCTACGACGGTAGGAAGGATAGCCATTTTCGTCAAGAGTTGTTTCGTTACGGAACTCTTTTGGATAATGTTTGGAACATTTCCCTTGTACTAAGCACCAATCCCCACATGGCCCATggatcatatttttcattacaatctCATGCAATATATAATCCTTGTCGGGATCCGGAATTTCAGCGGAAATGTATCGATCTACAACGTCAGAAGTCgttattttagaattttgtgATAACGTTATTAATATATGAATGTGGGGTAAGCCACGTTTTTGAAACTCGATGACGTATACGTAAGCTAAAACTTCTCCGAAGACTTTTTGCTTTACAATCAAGTTTAGAAGATagtctttttttatattgaataCCCAAGCGACAATGTCTGGCCTATCTGATGCACTCTGACATAGTAAAATGTTTTCTATAATCTCACGCCATTGTGGATTGCATGccattgtcaaaaaaatatctggtTTGCCGTATTTGCGTACGATTGCCATGGAATCTTCATATAGTTGTAGCATATTGCGAGGCGATCCTACGAATGTAGAGGGAAggataacaatttttcctaCATGAGTGTTTGCTTCAGCTGCGCCTCTTTTCAAATGATCAATAAGTCCTTGATATGATTCGGCGCGCAATTGTGTTTGATGGCTTTTACAAAACTCGATACGATCTTTTTCGATTTTGACATAACTGTCAACAATCCATTGCTGGAATAATCTACGACCCATTAGAAAGGGATTAAAATCGTTTCGAATAGCCATTCGATACTTAACGTATGCTGCTCGAGTTACGCGACGATTTTTATTAACACACGGTAAGTCCCTATGCCAACCTCTCGTGCCAAATGGATATAACAAAGGGTAAATCCATGGTTCAACGTTAGGATCCATACTACTAACGTATTGTAAAGTTTTTGTGGTTTTGTTGCGTACAGTAACGTATGATTCTGGAATTTCTCCATCCACCATAGTAGAGAAAACTACTGCGACTTCGTTTGTCctctgaaaattattacgacCACGATCCATTCCTGGCTTTAATGTAAACAATAATTGTAACTCAGGTTGAACCTCATTGTTTGTTATCATCGCCGCTTGTTGATTCTGCAGTTCTATTCCCATCATCTGATATGATTCCGCAAATATATTAGACTCACGCATCATCATGTCAAGAGATCCTGCGATCTCTGGGTCAAGTCGAGAATTTTCATGACAACGAAATTCGATTGCTTCATTGGGATCAATTATAAAAAGTTGACCGAAAGTCGGATATTCGTTAGAATCTGGATACAATGCTGTATTGATTTGATAATATATTTGTCCTTGTATCTTAAAACAATAAGGTCCGGGACGCCTATTGGCAAAGTCAAATAAATTCGCATTGAAAGACGCAAAAGAGAATGAGTTATTGTAGCTACGAATATGCTCGTAAAAGTAAGTCGATTTTGGATGTGATccattgaataaattatataaaattgaagGTGGTTTTGGTAGTGTTTCAAGAGAAACCTCTCCATGACTGCAACAATCATTGAAGGAAAGCCCtttgttggtaattttttctgcaatgaAATGTTTAGCACCGCAATGTGAACACAGCGTATCCATCGTCCCAATATAATGCTCATGGATATCATTTAAGTGTCTCTCAGGATTGATACTTGAATTGATATTTCTTCGTGATCGAGACTGTCGTTGGCGTACTGTCGTGGAAATAGGAGCAGCATTAACATTGCTTATGATAATTGAACTTGCCGATGGCAATTCGATTATACGATTTTGTTCAATTACAATTTCTTCAGGTGCAATAGGATTGACTGCTTGATTACGGGCTAtttcacgacgacgacgttgaTTAACAGTAATTCTTTCACGCCGAATTCGTTGGAATTCTGCTTCGTCATCAGCGGTTCGTTGTTGCTTGCGTTTTGGCATGAATTCGAAGTTCCTCGAAATAGATATCAAACTATATTTCAAGATAGTTTGTTACGTGCGTTCAGTTCTATTCGAtctcaattgttttttttcttgttcgtttttctttcataatcTTTGTAATGTAGTCTTTTATATTGATTTAATTTCTGTAATCTTTTGGCTTGCTggtaatatcttttttttaaatattttctgagGTTCTGGATTCGAGTTCTTaaaatgttaataattttattttcaactgtaCAGAAATGTTAGAGCTCGTACGGTTGTAAATATGCTCTAATGAAAATACAGAATACAGAAATAAACTATAATAGTGAAATGCAATGTGGAGAACAATGAAGGGTtcctataatttttattcccctcAGCTTGACTGGAACAATCTGTAAgatcaaaaaacttttattaaaatacaataaatattatatgccttttatcattaaattccagaaatgaaaaacttacGAAAAAGTTTAGCACAAGGatccttccttttttctagtAGTTCGTTAATTTTCAAGCGAAGTACTTCTTAAAAGGAATGCAAtgtgctgaaaaaataatttacaaaatgatttacaatttactaaatttaaatacaatttacaaaaaataaaatgtttatataTCATTACTATTTAAGGGGGGCGGGGGTAGGTTAatttactataaaaaaaaaacatattttccatattttttttgacgacacagtttatatatattttttatataattagtGTAAATAAAAGGGCATTTGAAGAAtattctgtgaaattttcattaataattatgCAGAAATGAACCAGTGACAGCAAATCTTCTCAGACgctacaaaaaaagttacattGCGGTGAAATGCGTAACTCATCACTGGAtcatccgaaaaaaaaaatcgaagaagatTCTATTGGTTAATAAGTTTGTTGAGGTAACGctgtcgaatttttatttctattttttttatttttcaatgtttggTCACACTTAGTAGTTGAAATagcgatttttatttaaaaaattcgaaactttattattgtaaaatggattaaaatgatcacaaatttaaaaaaaatcgacagcGTTACCTCAACAAACTTATTATCTAATAGAATCTTCTCTGATTTTTTCGGATGATCCAGTGATGAGTTATGCAGTTCACGGCAATTTTTTTGAGGTGTCTGCAATGATGTGTTGTCAATGGCTCATTTCTGCATAATTATTTACTTAAAATGTTacacaatattcttcaaatgTACTTTGATTATACTATATACTTCCATAAATTAACATATATTAACTGTGgcgtcaaaaaaattatcgtaaataTGCTTTTTTCGTAACAAATAACCTTACCCTCCTCCCcttaaaatgaatatataaagtaaataaatagaatatgTAAATACGTGGGTTAGGTTTTTCGGTGACGGGATTATTATTGCGGGTGTCGTTATTAATAATACACTTGTAAAGCGATTTTTTGTCTTTCCCGACAATTTTTGTGCCCTCCACGCAGTCGACGTAACCGATAATtgcactaaattttttttgaatgattGTTAAGTAAAGCACATTTAATTGACGAAATACGATGCATTTACATATACTTCGGTTATATATACAGCGTTGAAAAACATATATCCACTTTCATGAgattaaaattgattgaaaaaattttaaataagcCAGGGAGAAAAGTGATGGGAAGCAACCACAAGGAATCAATTTATATCGATCATATAGGCCATTTTAGTAATAGTATCAACCGGGGGGCTATAGAAAGCGTAGATTAGATTTATAGACAGCGTAGcgttaaattatataataaccTCAACAAATTAGACATTTTAAAGCCTATTcagaaatataaaaagaaatgtatACAAAAGTAACTTTTAAGTTGATTTATACTTACACTGTGTTGTCGCCTGCTGTTAGGGCATCAAATTCTTCGTTTGACGTAAAATCGTCTTTCGTCAATGTTGAGTCCATTATAAATTGATGTAATATGAGAATGAGATGTTGCTTGTAGGGGcatcaaaattaaaatgacgaaatatgGGCaccaaaaaacaaagaaataaattgttaCGGAAACGGAAGTAAAGCGTTATCGcatatttcttttgttttggtTCTCGCTCTCTTGCGAAATCATTCAATCACTGAAGACTCTTTCTGTCACGAAATGTTACCGATTATATACATGGCCGTATGATCAAGTCGCCTGACAACGCAGAGTCATCCccaattgattaaaaaaacgaagaacctGGCCccccaatttcaaattttgtaactttttccgtcattatttgtaaataattttcgttaGGAGGGCTTCATCGATTTAGCATTTCTTAAAGGTCACAATAAATAATGgcattaaaacattttttggtCTTTATAGAATATACAAATGACGTTTATCGTTGGGAAATATAAAGTCGGGTATTTCTTATTAGGTTCTTACAAAAActcataaaatttcatcatgatTCAAACATTTAAACTCTTAAAGGAACATCATTAACATCAAACTCTTGAAAGGACATTGCTCAGATTGAAATTCTTGAAGGAACATCGAAGAATTCttttaatataatatcgaTGTACTGAATAATCGTAGTACATGTCTTGTTCACATCGCTTCGCATATACACGTCTTTGCATCTTCGCATGAACATATCTTCGCTTTAAGGAATCATTCAATTATGTGCTCCAATACTCCTTCTGtaataaagagaagaaaattcacgaCAATGAGATTTGAAACCGCATGATACGTTATGAACATtcgatattgttcaaaaacaatcattttattattcttacaatttttatcgagAGTACACTCCAGCAAATCATTCATGCAGTCTTCAATCGCAACCTTTTCCAtcagaaaaattatcacattaagaaattttattgttaatgtTCACAAactattcaaaaaatattgaagctATTTCCATTAAAAACTACTCAAATGATTACTATaaagatattataaatatgccattattattattacccaCCTTTTTATGCGATTTCTCTTCATCACCTTCATCAACTTCCAATGACCTTTTCAATGACCTTCTGAATCCTTTTCTCAGATTAGCAGATGACATCACTTGATCATCGAGTATCTTGAGATCTCCcatattcaaaaaatattgaagctATTTCCATTAAAAACTACTCAAATGATTACTATaaagatattataaatatgccattattattattacccaCCTTTTTATGCGATTTCTCTTCATCACCTTCATCAACTTCCAATGACCTTTTCAATGACCTTCTGAATCCTTTTCTCAGATTAGCAGATGACATCACTTGATCATCGAGTATCTTGAGATCTCCCATATCTTGAGCTTGTAGAATTTCGAAGCCATCTACAGTGAAAATTCGCCGCGACGTCAATTCACAAGCCTCTTATGGAAAAATTGACACatacgaataaaatattacgaaCATTTATCTTTCTTCAGTGTACCCTTAACTTCAATATGGACCCCTTCAACCATTGCATCATCGTGTACATACTGTGCAATATGAACATTTAGTTTGAAGGTCCCATCGGTGATAGCTCCTGAGCCATGGGTAGCGTGTCCAGTTGTTTGGTTCACGAATGGCACTTTGATGTACCCTTTAACACCTAT contains:
- the LOC124410885 gene encoding uncharacterized protein LOC124410885; its protein translation is MDSTLTKDDFTSNEEFDALTAGDNTVAIIGYVDCVEGTKIVGKDKKSLYKCIINNDTRNNNPVTEKPNPHCSSQAEGNKNYRNPSLFSTLHFTIIVYFCILLISISRNFEFMPKRKQQRTADDEAEFQRIRRERITVNQRRRREIARNQAVNPIAPEEIVIEQNRIIELPSASSIIISNVNAAPISTTVRQRQSRSRRNINSSINPERHLNDIHEHYIGTMDTLCSHCGAKHFIAEKITNKGLSFNDCCSHGEVSLETLPKPPSILYNLFNGSHPKSTYFYEHIRSYNNSFSFASFNANLFDFANRRPGPYCFKIQGQIYYQINTALYPDSNEYPTFGQLFIIDPNEAIEFRCHENSRLDPEIAGSLDMMMRESNIFAESYQMMGIELQNQQAAMITNNEVQPELQLLFTLKPGMDRGRNNFQRTNEVAVVFSTMVDGEIPESYVTVRNKTTKTLQYVSSMDPNVEPWIYPLLYPFGTRGWHRDLPCVNKNRRVTRAAYVKYRMAIRNDFNPFLMGRRLFQQWIVDSYVKIEKDRIEFCKSHQTQLRAESYQGLIDHLKRGAAEANTHVGKIVILPSTFVGSPRNMLQLYEDSMAIVRKYGKPDIFLTMACNPQWREIIENILLCQSASDRPDIVAWVFNIKKDYLLNLIVKQKVFGEVLAYVYVIEFQKRGLPHIHILITLSQNSKITTSDVVDRYISAEIPDPDKDYILHEIVMKNMIHGPCGDWCLVQGKCSKHYPKEFRNETTLDENGYPSYRRRDIGITFERRGRFVVDNRNAVPHSPILLRLLNCHINVEVVSSIKSVKYLYKYIHKGHDAAAVTVVDGNPSIVEHDEIRDYLETRYVGPVEACWRILSKPLHDKSHSITRLPVHLPNQQSIIIQDEHNEDGIRAALDKQSMLIDYFALNARDPQARQYVYGDIPIYYVFKKESGTNIFHWYPRKNRFNVIGRMYSISPTQTELFHLRLLLLTVKGATSFHNLRIVNDEVQETYVATCLALGLIQDDDEWKRAIHEAEVWMMPRQLRSLFVRLLIHCHPVHPNELWDEFKDAMSQDYARHVSTFQAHRKAYLQISAMLSTEGSSLAMFPDMEPISEIVEADDDILPQEARDIGNHQYEKLNQKQKEIVDLV